Within bacterium, the genomic segment AACAGGCAGTGACGCCCAAGCCGATCGAGTTGTCGGAGCACGGTGGAGTGGGAGACTCCGAACTCCGGTGCGATCTGGCGCAGTGCAGAGCAACCGAGGACTCGGTAGAACAGCTGCGAGATCAGGTCGGGTCGTTTGAGCCAGTAAGTGAGACTGAAGGTTTGTGAGCTGAAGGACCGGTTGCAGCGTTGACACCTGTACCGCTGAATCTTCCTGGGATTCACATCTCGAGTGAAGAAGCCTTTCTTGATGAACTTCCAACCCTGCGAAGTTCGGTGGAAATCACACTCTGGGTTGGGGCAGAAGGGTGGCTTTGGACAAGTCGGGAGTTCGCGCATTCCCGTTCACTACGCACACCCCGTGCCAGGTACATTCTCCGGACCACAACTCTAGGTAATTCAACTGCATCTGTACGGTGTGCCAGGGTCCCGTATCGGGTCCGAGCGCTGCTCGCGCGACGGCGTGCCCGCACACGCTTCCCAGTGACGCCGCACAACCGCCGTGCAGGGCCTTCCCCGGGTTGGAATTCTCGTCCTTGTAGGGCAGGGCGATGCGTGCACCGGTCTCGTCGATGCTTTCGAGACGCATGCCCAGGAAACGGCTGTAGGGAGATTTCTCTAGCCAGTTTCGGATCTCTTCCATGGCGTATTCCTCAACTCTCGGGGATCAAACAGGAGTGGATGGACTCGTCTCCGGGAATCTCCCGAGCGAGAGTGCGGATGGCGAGTTCGGCTTCCTGCAGGGTGAAGTCGTGCGTGTGCATGCGTTCCAGCG encodes:
- a CDS encoding PaaI family thioesterase — protein: MEEIRNWLEKSPYSRFLGMRLESIDETGARIALPYKDENSNPGKALHGGCAASLGSVCGHAVARAALGPDTGPWHTVQMQLNYLELWSGECTWHGVCVVNGNARTPDLSKATLLPQPRV